One region of Faecalibacter bovis genomic DNA includes:
- the hisG gene encoding ATP phosphoribosyltransferase codes for MSKLKIAIQKSGRLSEKSLELLKDCGIKISASGRKLRTESSNFPIEVLFLRDDDIPQYVEQGVADIGILGENEVWEKNKDINIVRQLGFAGCKLCLAIPKDEVYTDLSYFENKKIATSYPRILGNFFQEKGLNVKIEEIGGSVEIAPSIGLANAIFDIVSTGSTLLTNGLKQVETVVESQAVLIANKSLDTEKQAILDRLLFRIEAVKQSSENKYILLNAPNDKLEEIITLLPGMKSPTILPLAQEGWSSIHTVIKEDTFWDIIEQLKAFGAEGILVLEIEKMIL; via the coding sequence ATGAGTAAATTAAAAATTGCCATTCAGAAAAGCGGAAGATTAAGTGAAAAATCCCTAGAATTATTAAAAGATTGTGGGATTAAAATCTCTGCAAGTGGTCGAAAATTAAGAACCGAATCATCAAACTTCCCTATCGAAGTTTTATTCTTACGCGACGACGATATTCCGCAATATGTAGAACAAGGAGTTGCTGATATCGGAATCTTAGGTGAGAATGAAGTGTGGGAAAAAAATAAAGACATCAACATCGTTCGTCAATTAGGTTTTGCGGGATGCAAATTATGTTTAGCCATTCCCAAAGATGAAGTCTATACCGATTTATCGTACTTCGAAAACAAAAAAATTGCTACTTCTTACCCACGTATTTTAGGAAATTTCTTTCAAGAAAAAGGGTTGAATGTAAAGATTGAAGAAATTGGAGGAAGTGTAGAAATCGCCCCAAGCATCGGTTTAGCGAACGCCATTTTCGACATTGTTTCTACAGGTTCTACGCTATTAACTAATGGATTAAAACAAGTAGAAACGGTTGTTGAATCTCAAGCAGTTTTAATCGCGAACAAAAGTTTAGACACTGAAAAACAAGCAATTTTAGATCGATTATTGTTCAGAATCGAAGCGGTAAAACAATCTTCAGAAAACAAATACATCTTATTAAACGCGCCAAACGATAAGTTAGAAGAAATCATCACTTTATTGCCCGGAATGAAATCACCGACCATTTTACCATTGGCGCAAGAAGGTTGGTCTTCTATCCACACCGTAATTAAAGAAGATACTTTCTGGGATATCATCGAGCAACTAAAAGCTTTCGGTGCCGAAGGAATTTTAGTGTTAGAAATTGAGAAAATGATTTTATAA
- the hisC gene encoding histidinol-phosphate transaminase produces MENRIEKYVRPNILALKPYVSFRDTFDTSDYTKLDANENPFGDYNRYPDSTQKVLREKLSSIKNVPSTQIAVGNGSDELIDLIIKIFCRPNEDKIVVMKPSFAMYEFYASVNGNEVIELDLDENFQLTKEEFLAKTKDSGAKVLFLCTPNNPIGNSISDLEFYIENFDGIVVIDEAYIEFSAKASMVSKLNQYDNLIVLQTLSKAWGMAGLRIGMALASEFIISLFNRTKSPYNISAINIEKALIGLDQVETFETNLAYLIEQKELFYSQLSQIESVIKIYHSDANFFLIEFKNAEEIYLKLVENQILTSKRFPSIPNALRINLGTAEENQKLIQTLKTI; encoded by the coding sequence ATGGAAAATAGAATCGAAAAATACGTTCGTCCCAATATATTAGCTTTAAAACCTTACGTCAGTTTTAGAGATACTTTCGATACATCAGATTACACGAAATTAGATGCGAATGAAAATCCTTTCGGAGATTACAATCGTTATCCAGATTCTACACAAAAAGTTTTAAGAGAAAAGCTTTCTTCAATTAAGAATGTTCCTTCTACTCAAATTGCAGTTGGTAACGGAAGTGATGAGTTGATTGACTTAATCATTAAAATCTTTTGTCGTCCAAACGAAGATAAAATTGTGGTAATGAAACCTTCGTTTGCGATGTATGAATTTTATGCAAGCGTGAACGGAAATGAAGTCATCGAATTGGATTTAGACGAAAATTTCCAATTGACGAAAGAAGAATTCTTAGCGAAAACTAAAGATAGTGGCGCTAAAGTTTTGTTCTTATGTACGCCGAATAATCCAATAGGAAATTCGATTTCAGATTTAGAATTTTATATCGAAAATTTTGATGGAATTGTGGTGATTGATGAAGCATATATTGAGTTTTCGGCTAAAGCATCAATGGTTTCAAAGTTGAATCAATATGATAATTTAATCGTTCTTCAAACCCTTTCTAAAGCTTGGGGAATGGCAGGTTTGAGAATCGGAATGGCTTTGGCTTCTGAATTTATCATTAGCTTATTCAATCGTACCAAATCGCCTTACAATATTAGTGCTATTAATATCGAAAAGGCGTTAATTGGTTTAGATCAAGTGGAAACTTTCGAAACGAATTTAGCGTATTTGATAGAACAAAAAGAGCTATTCTATTCTCAATTATCTCAAATCGAATCAGTCATTAAGATTTATCATTCGGATGCGAATTTCTTTTTAATTGAATTCAAAAATGCAGAAGAAATCTATCTAAAATTGGTCGAAAATCAGATTTTAACAAGCAAACGTTTTCCTTCAATTCCAAATGCATTACGTATCAACTTGGGAACAGCAGAGGAAAATCAAAAATTAATACAAACACTTAAAACAATATAA
- the hflX gene encoding GTPase HflX has translation MLEKKEANYERVVLVGLVTQKQSEEKLTEYMDELEFLTFTAGAEVAARFIQKVDKPDPKTFVGSGKLNEILDYVVEHNIDTLIFDDELTPSQLKNIEKVVERKVIDRTQLILDIFAQRAQTSYARTQVELAQYQYLLPRLTRMWTHLERQRGGIGMRGPGETEIETDRRIIRDRITLLKEKLKVVDKQMATQRKNRGQLVRVALVGYTNVGKSTLMNVLSKSEVFAENKLFATLDTTVRKVVVGNLPFLLTDTVGFIRKLPTQLVESFKSTLDEVREADLLVHVVDISHESFEGHVDSVNQILAEIQSNDKPTIMVFNKIDNFSYTPKEDDDLTEMKFENYSLEDWKRTWMAKTDYKTLFISATEKDNLEDLRKTIYDEVKDIHTKRFPYNNFLFQYYEEEDMTEEE, from the coding sequence ATGTTAGAAAAAAAAGAAGCAAATTACGAAAGAGTAGTTTTAGTAGGATTGGTAACACAAAAGCAATCTGAAGAAAAACTAACTGAATATATGGATGAATTAGAGTTTTTAACTTTTACGGCTGGTGCTGAAGTTGCTGCTCGATTTATTCAAAAAGTAGATAAACCAGATCCAAAAACTTTTGTTGGAAGTGGTAAATTAAATGAAATCTTAGATTATGTAGTTGAACATAATATTGATACTTTAATCTTTGATGATGAATTAACACCATCACAATTAAAAAATATTGAGAAAGTTGTAGAACGTAAGGTGATTGACCGTACGCAGTTGATTCTTGATATTTTTGCGCAACGTGCACAAACATCGTATGCCCGTACCCAAGTAGAATTAGCACAATATCAATATTTATTACCTCGTCTTACGCGCATGTGGACTCACTTAGAGCGTCAGCGTGGTGGAATTGGGATGAGAGGTCCTGGTGAAACTGAGATTGAAACGGATAGACGTATTATTCGTGATCGAATTACATTATTAAAGGAAAAACTAAAAGTTGTTGATAAACAAATGGCAACGCAGCGTAAAAATCGCGGACAATTAGTTCGTGTTGCGTTAGTTGGTTATACGAATGTTGGTAAATCAACATTGATGAATGTTTTATCTAAATCTGAAGTTTTTGCTGAAAACAAATTATTTGCAACCTTAGACACAACTGTACGTAAAGTTGTTGTTGGTAATTTACCTTTCTTGCTAACTGATACTGTTGGTTTTATTCGAAAATTACCTACACAATTAGTAGAATCATTTAAATCTACGTTAGATGAGGTTCGCGAAGCTGATTTATTGGTGCATGTTGTAGATATTTCTCACGAAAGTTTTGAAGGTCATGTAGATTCTGTTAATCAAATCTTAGCTGAAATTCAATCTAACGACAAGCCAACAATTATGGTTTTTAATAAGATTGATAATTTCTCATATACTCCAAAAGAAGATGATGACTTAACGGAAATGAAATTCGAGAATTATTCTTTAGAAGATTGGAAACGTACTTGGATGGCGAAAACAGATTACAAAACTTTATTTATTTCGGCAACGGAAAAAGATAATTTAGAGGATTTACGCAAAACAATTTACGATGAAGTAAAAGATATTCATACGAAGCGATTCCCATACAATAATTTCTTATTTCAATATTACGAAGAAGAAGATATGACTGAAGAAGAATAA
- a CDS encoding leucyl aminopeptidase family protein yields the protein MITISQSYTLQENVVFMLDKSADFKVENNELIQNIIEEFKQGEAKFDFIKLGKQTVFLVDENQELEPLRVAGFSIRQQLDKKATKITLVGNGAKVLSVAEGLELSNYQFLKYFKDADEKEFALNEVSIVGDVTAEQVAELNNIIKAVYWGRDMVNEPNSYLTSLQLAKELEEIAKEAKIKIEVLHKDEIDKLKLGGLLAVNKGSVQPPTFTILEYKPTNPRNEKPIVLVGKGIVYDTGGLSLKPTPNSMDLMKSDMGGAACMGGAIYAAALNQLDLHLIALIPSTDNRPGGDAYAPGDVITMYDGTTVEVLNTDAEGRMILADAIAYANQYEPELIIDAATLTGAALVAAGTRATCMMSNANVEINSKLKTAGNEVYERLVELPLWDDYKEQIKSQIADLKNIGGSYAGTITAGKFLEHFTTYPFIHLDIAGPAFTTAPENYKGNGGTGVGIRLLNQFFKKY from the coding sequence ATGATTACAATATCACAAAGCTATACTTTACAAGAGAATGTTGTTTTTATGCTTGATAAATCAGCTGATTTTAAAGTTGAAAATAACGAATTGATTCAAAATATTATTGAAGAATTTAAACAAGGAGAAGCAAAATTTGATTTTATTAAATTAGGAAAACAAACAGTTTTTTTAGTTGATGAAAACCAAGAGTTAGAACCTTTGCGTGTTGCAGGATTTTCAATTAGACAACAATTAGATAAAAAAGCAACTAAAATAACTTTAGTAGGAAATGGTGCAAAAGTGTTGTCGGTTGCAGAAGGTTTAGAATTATCTAACTATCAATTCTTGAAATATTTTAAAGATGCAGATGAAAAAGAATTTGCATTGAATGAAGTTTCAATAGTTGGTGATGTTACAGCTGAACAAGTTGCTGAGCTGAACAATATCATAAAAGCTGTTTATTGGGGAAGAGATATGGTGAATGAGCCAAACTCTTATTTGACTTCATTACAATTGGCGAAAGAATTAGAAGAGATTGCGAAAGAAGCTAAAATTAAAATTGAAGTTTTACATAAAGATGAAATTGACAAACTGAAGTTAGGTGGATTATTAGCAGTGAATAAAGGTTCTGTACAACCGCCTACTTTTACAATTTTAGAATATAAACCAACAAATCCTCGCAACGAAAAACCAATTGTTTTAGTTGGGAAAGGAATTGTATATGATACTGGTGGATTATCCCTGAAACCTACACCAAATTCGATGGATCTTATGAAATCTGATATGGGTGGAGCGGCTTGTATGGGTGGAGCAATTTATGCTGCAGCATTAAATCAATTAGATTTACATCTTATCGCTTTAATTCCTTCTACTGATAACCGTCCAGGAGGAGATGCTTATGCTCCGGGTGATGTGATTACGATGTATGATGGAACAACTGTTGAGGTATTAAATACAGATGCGGAAGGGCGTATGATTTTAGCAGATGCAATTGCGTATGCGAATCAATATGAGCCAGAATTAATTATTGATGCAGCAACATTAACAGGAGCAGCTTTAGTTGCAGCGGGAACTCGTGCTACTTGTATGATGAGTAATGCAAATGTTGAGATTAATTCTAAATTAAAAACTGCTGGAAACGAAGTGTATGAGCGTTTAGTTGAATTACCACTTTGGGACGACTATAAAGAGCAAATTAAATCTCAAATTGCAGATCTTAAAAATATTGGTGGAAGCTATGCAGGTACAATTACTGCGGGTAAATTTTTAGAGCATTTTACAACTTATCCATTTATTCATTTAGATATTGCTGGGCCTGCGTTTACAACTGCACCAGAAAATTACAAAGGAAATGGAGGAACTGGTGTTGGAATCCGTTTGCTAAACCAATTTTTCAAGAAATATTAA
- a CDS encoding alpha/beta fold hydrolase, protein MLHYTTEGTGNSVVFLHGFMENSNIWNSFISEFSKTFQVITIDLPGHGKSESNQDINTIEIMAEKVIEVLEFLKISNATFIGHSMGGYVSLAIAEGYPQFVNKVVLVNSTSLPDNKEKKEQRLKVIPTIQKNYPLFVRLSIPMLFAEELKLQLENEINELKNIALENSVKGIEATLRGMRERPDRTHVFYDIDKPFLIINGSKDSTIDVDLFETVIPEKENIKVEKLDCGHVAFIEQREEFIKILSSFL, encoded by the coding sequence ATGTTACATTACACGACTGAAGGAACAGGTAATTCTGTAGTTTTTTTGCATGGATTTATGGAAAATTCTAACATTTGGAATTCATTTATTTCAGAATTCTCAAAAACATTCCAAGTCATAACAATTGATTTACCTGGACACGGAAAAAGTGAAAGTAATCAAGACATAAATACCATTGAAATAATGGCTGAAAAAGTAATTGAAGTTTTAGAATTTCTGAAAATTTCGAATGCTACTTTTATTGGTCATTCAATGGGCGGATATGTTAGTTTAGCCATTGCCGAAGGTTATCCACAATTTGTTAATAAAGTGGTTTTAGTAAATTCAACTTCGTTACCAGATAACAAGGAGAAAAAGGAACAACGATTAAAAGTAATCCCAACTATTCAAAAAAATTATCCCCTATTTGTTCGATTAAGTATCCCAATGCTTTTCGCTGAAGAATTGAAACTTCAGTTGGAAAATGAAATAAATGAATTAAAAAATATCGCACTTGAAAATTCTGTTAAAGGAATTGAAGCTACTTTACGAGGTATGAGAGAGAGACCAGATCGTACACATGTTTTTTATGATATTGATAAACCTTTCTTGATTATAAATGGTTCTAAAGATTCTACGATTGATGTTGATTTGTTTGAAACTGTAATTCCTGAAAAAGAAAATATTAAAGTTGAAAAACTTGATTGTGGACATGTGGCTTTTATAGAGCAAAGGGAAGAATTTATTAAAATTTTATCTTCATTTCTGTAA
- a CDS encoding T9SS type A sorting domain-containing protein, which translates to MKKTYTSSKMTRDKGSDSFETLIKRSFRNYVGTLLLTGVGMTGALAQTNPTPQPVPYTQNFNDLTNAYPAGWQGWRIAGNISGNFEIVSPSADFAFYTSNLSNSTSAAHIGNIGQRLGFLNTTTTRTIPALAVSTLDRQQIKIKYDINLQRVNSDRVLAVQLQYRIGTEGDFTPITESEEIFTGAGSGTNNSGTNVVETRTKEISLPAEVAFKENVQFRWVTARLQGGSGDNLGFSIDNVEVTGITDPCANNPIPYTEDFSELTTDVRECTLVENTNNDSETWKILTSSQSGFTAPYLRYRYQSTNAANDWFFTKGLALEAGVNYRIRYKTGTGGYDEKLKVSIGQEQNSSAMNQVIFDHGVFRANGSTISVEKYFTVTTSGNYYIGFHSYSAANQFYLYLDDIIVDLAPTCLPPSAVTMSNITHNTAQASWTAALTEASSYEYYISTDATAPTATTTATGTTTTTSATLSNLSQTTNYNLWVRSVCSDTDKSEWTSVTTFQTGQLAATFPFTDNFDGANNGWGILSNSTATNQLSTFYIDTPTSLTIGTGTTAANLTFANGKLFVSSETDNLSPVYKSNSIAYAYRDVTLPADITTAKVSFKWLIKGEGTTYAWDFGRFLIVPITSTLQTTTPLTQDPTALNNIFSFNENPYLSGDFKHLMSHVAAANTVFNGAYEEKANVFQNNAIDLSAHAGQTVRVLFYFRSDGSTQNAPSLIIDDFVFDYTPSCLAPTQMTASNVEARTADISWTASTSDVNGYEYYYSTEATAPTETTEASGTTTETTISLANLTPETTYYVWTKTDCSDAGKSEWTASPLTFTTTISCPAPTAPTTTNITTSSATIGWTSTATDFEYIYSTTNTAPEASATGTLVSGNTAEITGLDSTTTYYWWVRTVCGEDDKSSWLGSSFQTAQVPATFPFADNFDNPQWVFANGSQTNKFYIGTPAEANNVTYADNKLFVSQNGTDNTYSGTGSLIYAYRDVVLPADLTLAKITFDWIFKGEGTVSTPWDHGRFFIMPASAIPTAGTSIDTEANPIIMNGVNSIYIPGDIVSNEFNTVHPHLIYNPSHTYSGAFEDIKHTFIDEGVDLSAYAGQTIRLVFYFKNDSGTHPPALTIDNFAIDYAPSCLTPTNLATSNVTYNAATISWTGNSDTYSYVVSTTNEAPTGDTGVSTTENTVNLSDLNSATTYYWWMKSDCDSGDNWYQGPSFTTNATPQAYPFTDDFETLKWNLVNGNETNKFNVGTPSGSDNGKLFISENGNTNTYNVEATSRAYAYADVELPTDITTANVKFDWTATGETTYDYGRFFIVPTSYVPNNATNITSTGTITGQYFGSTKLNLSNGTAVLNEQVDLSAVAGQTVRLLFYWKNDASDGVQPPLSIDNFCFANECTELAVGDMNKANFAYYPNPVQNELNFKGEQTIANIEVYNLAGQTVNSVKVGGKTYQLNTAKLTAGVYMVKVTFENGSSKTVKIIKK; encoded by the coding sequence ATGAAGAAAACTTACACATCTTCTAAAATGACGCGTGATAAAGGTTCGGATTCGTTCGAAACCCTAATTAAGCGATCATTTAGAAACTATGTAGGGACTCTGTTATTAACAGGGGTTGGTATGACTGGTGCTCTTGCACAAACAAATCCGACACCTCAACCGGTTCCATACACACAAAATTTTAATGACTTAACAAATGCTTACCCTGCTGGTTGGCAAGGTTGGAGAATTGCCGGAAACATTTCGGGAAACTTTGAGATTGTTTCACCTTCTGCAGATTTTGCGTTTTATACATCTAATCTTTCAAATTCAACAAGTGCCGCACATATTGGAAACATTGGGCAAAGATTAGGATTCTTAAACACAACAACAACTAGAACAATTCCTGCTTTAGCAGTTAGTACTTTAGATCGTCAACAGATTAAAATCAAATACGACATTAATTTACAACGTGTTAATAGTGATCGTGTTTTAGCAGTACAGTTACAATATCGCATTGGTACAGAAGGTGATTTTACACCTATAACGGAATCAGAAGAAATTTTTACTGGTGCTGGTTCTGGAACGAACAATTCTGGGACAAATGTAGTTGAAACTCGTACGAAAGAAATTAGTCTTCCTGCAGAAGTTGCGTTTAAAGAAAACGTACAATTTCGTTGGGTTACCGCACGTTTACAAGGTGGATCTGGAGATAACTTAGGATTTTCTATTGATAATGTAGAAGTTACAGGTATTACTGATCCATGTGCCAACAATCCGATACCATACACTGAAGATTTTTCAGAACTAACAACTGACGTACGCGAGTGTACTTTAGTTGAAAATACTAATAACGATTCTGAAACTTGGAAAATTCTTACATCAAGCCAATCAGGATTCACTGCACCATATCTAAGATATAGATATCAATCTACAAACGCTGCTAATGATTGGTTCTTTACTAAAGGTTTAGCTTTAGAAGCTGGAGTAAACTATAGAATACGCTACAAAACTGGAACAGGAGGTTATGATGAAAAATTAAAAGTTAGCATTGGTCAGGAGCAAAATAGTTCTGCAATGAACCAAGTTATTTTTGATCATGGTGTATTTAGAGCTAACGGAAGCACAATAAGTGTAGAGAAATATTTCACAGTTACAACATCTGGAAATTATTACATCGGCTTTCACTCATATTCAGCTGCAAATCAATTCTATCTTTACTTAGATGATATTATCGTCGATTTAGCTCCTACATGTTTACCTCCTTCGGCAGTAACAATGTCTAACATTACACATAATACTGCACAAGCTAGTTGGACAGCTGCTTTGACAGAAGCATCAAGCTACGAATATTACATTTCTACAGATGCAACAGCTCCAACAGCTACAACAACAGCTACTGGAACAACAACTACAACTTCTGCTACATTAAGTAATTTATCTCAAACAACAAATTACAATTTATGGGTTAGATCTGTATGTTCTGATACTGATAAATCTGAATGGACTTCAGTTACTACATTCCAAACTGGACAATTAGCAGCTACATTCCCATTTACAGACAATTTTGATGGTGCTAATAATGGATGGGGAATTTTATCAAACTCTACAGCAACGAATCAATTATCTACTTTCTATATAGACACTCCAACTTCTTTGACAATTGGAACTGGGACTACTGCTGCGAATTTAACATTTGCTAATGGTAAATTATTTGTTTCATCTGAAACAGATAACTTAAGTCCTGTTTATAAATCAAATTCAATCGCGTACGCTTATAGAGACGTTACTTTACCTGCTGATATTACTACTGCTAAAGTTAGCTTCAAATGGTTAATTAAAGGAGAAGGAACTACATATGCATGGGATTTCGGACGATTTTTAATTGTACCTATCACATCTACTTTACAAACGACCACTCCATTAACACAAGATCCAACAGCTTTAAATAATATTTTCTCATTTAATGAAAATCCATATTTATCGGGAGATTTCAAACATTTAATGAGTCATGTTGCTGCTGCTAATACTGTGTTTAATGGAGCATATGAAGAGAAAGCTAATGTTTTCCAAAACAATGCGATTGATTTATCAGCTCATGCTGGACAAACTGTACGTGTATTATTCTATTTCAGATCTGATGGTTCTACACAAAATGCGCCATCATTAATTATTGATGATTTTGTATTTGATTATACTCCATCATGTTTAGCTCCTACTCAGATGACGGCTTCTAATGTCGAAGCTAGAACTGCTGATATTTCTTGGACAGCTTCAACATCTGATGTTAATGGATATGAATACTACTATTCTACAGAAGCAACTGCTCCTACAGAAACTACAGAAGCTTCAGGAACAACTACAGAAACTACAATTTCTTTAGCTAATTTAACTCCTGAAACTACTTATTATGTTTGGACTAAAACAGATTGTTCTGACGCTGGTAAATCAGAATGGACTGCTAGCCCATTAACATTCACAACAACAATTTCTTGTCCTGCACCTACGGCTCCTACAACTACAAATATCACTACATCTAGTGCTACAATAGGTTGGACATCAACTGCAACAGATTTTGAGTATATTTATTCTACAACTAACACGGCTCCAGAAGCATCAGCTACAGGAACTTTAGTAAGTGGAAATACAGCTGAAATAACTGGATTAGATAGTACGACAACTTACTATTGGTGGGTTAGAACAGTTTGTGGTGAAGATGATAAATCTAGTTGGTTAGGTTCTTCTTTCCAAACAGCACAAGTGCCAGCAACATTCCCATTTGCTGATAATTTCGACAATCCTCAATGGGTATTCGCTAACGGATCACAAACAAATAAATTCTACATTGGTACACCTGCAGAGGCTAATAATGTAACTTATGCAGATAATAAATTATTTGTTTCTCAGAATGGAACAGATAACACATATTCTGGAACAGGATCTTTAATTTACGCTTATCGTGATGTAGTTTTACCTGCTGACTTAACTTTAGCAAAAATTACATTCGATTGGATTTTTAAAGGAGAAGGAACTGTTAGTACACCATGGGATCATGGAAGATTCTTTATCATGCCAGCTTCTGCAATACCTACAGCAGGTACTAGCATTGATACTGAAGCGAATCCAATTATTATGAATGGAGTTAACTCTATTTACATACCTGGAGATATAGTTTCTAATGAATTTAATACAGTTCATCCGCATTTAATTTATAATCCATCACATACTTATAGTGGTGCATTCGAAGACATCAAACACACATTTATTGACGAAGGTGTAGATTTAAGTGCGTACGCTGGACAAACAATTCGTTTAGTTTTCTATTTCAAAAATGATTCAGGAACACATCCACCTGCATTAACAATTGATAACTTTGCTATTGATTATGCTCCGAGTTGTTTAACTCCAACTAATTTAGCAACATCTAATGTTACTTATAACGCAGCTACAATCAGCTGGACAGGAAATTCAGATACATATTCTTATGTAGTTTCTACAACTAATGAAGCACCGACTGGTGATACAGGAGTTTCTACTACAGAAAATACTGTAAATTTATCAGATTTAAACTCAGCTACTACATACTACTGGTGGATGAAATCTGATTGTGATTCAGGAGATAATTGGTACCAAGGACCTTCATTTACTACAAATGCAACACCACAAGCTTATCCATTTACTGATGATTTCGAAACATTAAAATGGAATTTAGTTAATGGTAATGAGACTAATAAATTCAATGTAGGAACTCCATCAGGTTCTGATAATGGTAAATTATTTATTTCTGAAAATGGTAATACTAACACTTATAATGTAGAAGCTACAAGTAGAGCTTATGCTTATGCAGACGTTGAATTACCTACTGATATTACAACTGCAAACGTTAAATTTGACTGGACTGCTACAGGTGAAACAACATATGATTACGGTCGTTTCTTTATCGTACCTACTTCATACGTTCCTAATAATGCTACTAATATTACTTCTACAGGTACTATCACAGGTCAGTATTTCGGTTCAACTAAACTTAATTTATCTAACGGAACTGCAGTATTAAATGAACAAGTTGATTTATCAGCTGTTGCTGGACAAACTGTTCGTTTATTATTCTACTGGAAAAATGATGCTTCAGACGGAGTTCAACCTCCATTATCAATCGACAACTTCTGTTTCGCTAATGAATGTACAGAATTAGCTGTTGGTGATATGAATAAAGCGAATTTCGCTTACTATCCAAATCCAGTTCAAAACGAATTAAACTTCAAAGGTGAGCAAACAATTGCAAATATTGAAGTTTATAACTTAGCTGGTCAAACTGTAAATAGTGTTAAAGTTGGAGGAAAAACTTATCAATTAAATACTGCAAAATTAACTGCAGGTGTTTATATGGTTAAAGTTACTTTCGAAAACGGATCATCTAAAACAGTTAAGATTATCAAAAAATAA
- the hisD gene encoding histidinol dehydrogenase has product MQTYINPQLSDWSALTSRPTKEAQDLQKIVLDVFGKIQKEKDQALIDFTEQFDKVRLTSLEVSIEEIEEAKDLISEDLKQAIQIAASNIEKFHAVQREEVKVIETTKGVNCWRESRGIENVGIYIPGGTAPLFSTTLMLGIPAKLAGCQNIILCTPPNQEGKIHPAILYTANLIGIEKIYKVGGIQAIGALTFGTETIQKVDKIFGPGNQYVTAAKQVAQNFGVAIDMPAGPSEVLVIADETSVPKYVAADLLSQAEHGIDSQVILLTTNEQTLNETIEEINAQLEILPRKELAAKALENSRGIVLNSIEECVAFSNIYAPEHLIFACETAEDFIPTIINAGSVFLGNYSCESAGDYASGTNHTLPTNGYAKNYSGVSLDSFIKKITFQKLSAEGIQNIGPAIESMAEAEELFAHKNAVTLRLQDLSYKA; this is encoded by the coding sequence ATGCAAACCTATATAAACCCACAACTTTCAGATTGGTCAGCTTTGACTTCTCGACCAACGAAAGAAGCGCAAGATTTACAAAAAATCGTTTTAGATGTTTTTGGAAAAATTCAAAAAGAAAAAGATCAAGCATTAATTGACTTTACAGAACAATTTGATAAAGTTCGATTAACTTCTTTAGAAGTTTCGATTGAAGAAATTGAAGAAGCCAAAGATTTAATTTCCGAAGATTTAAAACAAGCGATTCAAATAGCAGCTTCTAATATTGAAAAATTCCATGCGGTACAACGTGAGGAAGTGAAAGTAATTGAAACAACAAAAGGGGTTAATTGTTGGAGAGAATCTCGCGGAATCGAAAATGTTGGAATCTACATTCCTGGCGGAACAGCTCCATTATTTTCAACAACGTTGATGTTAGGAATTCCTGCGAAATTAGCGGGTTGCCAAAACATTATTTTATGTACACCTCCTAATCAAGAAGGTAAAATTCACCCTGCAATTTTATATACAGCGAACTTAATCGGCATTGAAAAAATTTACAAAGTTGGAGGAATACAAGCGATTGGCGCTTTAACTTTTGGAACAGAAACGATTCAGAAAGTTGATAAAATTTTTGGTCCAGGAAATCAATACGTAACGGCTGCGAAACAAGTGGCTCAAAATTTTGGAGTGGCGATTGATATGCCTGCAGGTCCAAGTGAAGTATTAGTCATTGCAGATGAAACTTCCGTTCCTAAATATGTGGCTGCAGATTTATTGTCTCAAGCGGAGCATGGTATTGATTCTCAGGTGATTTTATTAACAACAAATGAGCAAACGTTAAACGAAACGATTGAAGAAATCAATGCGCAATTAGAAATTTTACCAAGAAAAGAGTTAGCGGCTAAAGCTTTAGAAAATTCAAGAGGAATAGTTTTAAATTCTATCGAAGAATGTGTTGCTTTCTCGAATATTTACGCACCTGAGCACTTAATTTTCGCTTGCGAAACAGCTGAAGATTTTATTCCAACTATCATCAATGCGGGTTCGGTTTTCTTAGGGAACTATTCGTGTGAATCGGCTGGAGATTACGCTTCTGGAACCAATCATACCTTACCAACAAATGGCTACGCGAAGAATTATTCGGGAGTTTCTTTAGATAGTTTCATCAAGAAAATTACGTTCCAAAAATTATCAGCAGAAGGAATTCAGAATATTGGTCCTGCAATCGAATCTATGGCAGAAGCTGAAGAATTATTTGCGCACAAAAATGCGGTTACCTTACGACTACAAGACTTAAGTTATAAGGCGTAA